attttaaaaaagtgaaaatgtcccccatgggggacatataaactaagaacacacatacacaaaaaatattcataaatatgcataaaaatacaatgacatttccccatataataaaataaaatcccctgctacactacaaaaaacactcCCACAGTCAccccgtttgcccgagactatacacattatatatatcaaaatgaccgaaacaaaatatgggattcattaataatgttaattatgagttaatttgaaaattaaaaaaatatatgtacttttaattacaaaaaaaaagacttttttccacttttaaccccaaataagaatataaataaaacattttttttaaactcgtattagtttttaactagctctgtgtcccgaaaaaacactgcaaaaaattttgaggtggcatgcaaaaaaaaagttatggctgttACACCACCGATTACGAATATTCGCTAAacatgcccggtcactagagcctttttcaGACCGCGTCACTGAGGGGTTAAGAGCTTAATCACACTAAgggtctaaggcagtgatggctaacctatggcactggtgccagaggtggcactcagagacctttctgtgggcacccaggccatcaccagagatgactccaggtatcttcctgcagtcccagacagcccaggacttgctgtgcacagagctattttaaagtgacagctgtacctgggattattttctgctttattggtgtcctcagagtgctggtatcaattaaaaatatgcaggtctttgttgtagtttgggcactcggtgtctaaaaggtttgccatcactggtctaaggacTTTccatcattcctattgtttcatgcaatcttattattactctgtattattactcatattttttgtttatgtaccccatgatctgtaaagcactgtggattatgatggcgctgtataaataaagattcattatttattatatttttacatattgCTATCAGATGCATGTAGCAGTGACATCTGGTGGCCGAGTACAGTACTGTTCAGACTAATAAGTACATTGCTTCTGTATTCGACAGTAATATAACCTACAGTAACAAAACATTTCCAATAACCAGGCTCATTCTTATTTATAGCATGTTCAGACCAAGTGAAAGCACTTTTTGCTGTTCCCTTATTTGTAAAACCAAACATACAAATTGTCTGCTGTGGATCTACCATAGTGGATTttatcacaataataataattctttatttatatagcgcacacagattatgcagtgctgcaaaaagcatgtcaaattggtccctgtccccatggggctcacaatctaaacaacctaacagtatgttctggagtgtgggaggaaaccggagtactcggaggaaacccacgcaaacacggagagaacatacaaactctttgcaggtgttgaccggggtgggatttgaacccaggaccctagtgctgcaaggcagaagcgctactcactcagccaccatgccatcACAAATCTATGTATCTGTACTGCTAACTTCACACATGCATTTGACAGGTTCGGTTACACATTTCATTACAGTCATTTTTTGGTGTTAAATTTCAGGTCCCCATTGATCTCAGTGGGGGTTTGGGGCCAAGTTCATTTCAAGTATGGTTACAAAAACCAAACTTTTCCCAGAAGTTCATCTGAACTTCACGGACCCCAACTTTGATGGATCAGCTCATCACTACTCTTCCTAAATCCTTAAAAGGGGTATGATAGACAGTTATATCATAATAATGCCTCAATGGGTATCTATACCCAGTTGTTCTCAGTGCGGTAAAAGAAGCAaagggaaaaccacaaacccttcatCTCACCTCTGGgtattcagacccagttattctcatagACTTAAATACAACTAATTCGCTATTTGAAGGTTTGAGATAATGTAGACTAATATAGACCATATTATTTTATAAACTAACTGTTGTTGATACTCTGCTGCCAGCAGAGTATTAATGACTTCTTGAGATTATTCTATTCCTTTGAAGTTCTGCCTGTCAACCTCCAGGCCGTGAAGTTTACCATCTTCAGGTTGGGATGAAACTGTCCGTTCTGGAGGCGAAGATCCAGAAAAATAGAGAGACTCCAAAATCTGCTGCTCAAAAGATAGAATGCATGTGTAAACCAAACCTAGTGGAGCCAAAACGGCAAAATTGCTTCACTGCTTCCTCTTGAATCTTCTTCAAAATTCTTGGTTTAAATGGAATAGCGGGAAAGAAATGTATCTCCAGCCGATGGATAGACTGTCATCTGCCAGAGACTTGCTGGAACAGTAGAGTGAGCATAAGTGAGCCCCTTGGTTTACTCTTTTGTTGCCATGAAATCTAATTCTGGAACTCCCCATCTCAATGTTATCATTGCGAACACCCTGGATAAAGATTGTTTCGCTGAGAACATCTGCTGCCAGATTTAGGCTGAGAGGCCCAGTTCATCAAATGACTGCATTCTGCTGACATGGCCTTGCTTCCACCCTTTTTGTTCACTAGGTGGTCGGATTAAACATGAATCTTGCAACACTGGAGACATGACTGAAAATCTCCACCAGCCTTTGGCCACTTTCACGTTAGCATTTTTCATGTTGGGTacttttgatgtgcagaactttcattgcactctgacccattgtaatcaatgggtttttttcagactttaattttttttttaaacacacttTTAAATCTCAGCAAGTTCTACTTtcgcaagtcacgtgcgtgaaaaacgcaccatggagatgcatcaaaaacggaATGCGCTCTGAGACACGCATTGAAAAttgaaacacacaaaaaaataaatgagacaCTTAACAAACTCTgagtgaaaactgattgaactctgatgaaaaatgtcagttttccactgaccaaaccctgatcgtaccctgatcagactctgatgcgatctgcaacacaagtgtgaaaggggccttacaaccACCTGTGTTCTACATCAGCATCCCTGCTCCATGAGGACATATCTGTAGTGAGGATCTTTAGGGGCAGAGGTACCAGCCAAGTTCTTGAACAGTGAGAGATGAAATCTTGAATAGTATAATAAGAGTCTGGGGATTGCAATCTCAGGCTATTAGGAGATCACGCTGCAGGTTCCTCTTGTGAGCCTTGTCCCAGGGCACTGCATCTATGGAACAGGTAAGTGATCCAAGGGTTTTCATAGCTGTCCTGATGGAAACTTTCGGGTTTCGAGTCATAAAATGagtgatgtgtttctgcatcGAGGAAGTTCTTTCTGTAGACAAttaccagaagtgtctgagagcagaactattctatttgcccatggcaactaatcagagctcagctttcatcaccccacagctgtttataaaattaaaggtgaactctgattggttaccatggacaactagaacagttttactcagacacttcttataaatgtcccccaatctcTCCTGAAGAGACTGGGAATCTGAAATTCTGAATTATAAACCCTTAAAAAGTTTTGAGTTGGTGTTAGCTGAGATTTTTTCGTAGTTTCCCAGAAACCCATGATTTTGAAGCATAATTATGGTGGTTTGGAGAGCTGGAGCCTGTACTTCGACGACAAACAGTTCGCAAAATGGTATCAGTGAGATCATCCCCCAAAAAATGAAACTTTATACAGCACTGCAGAGAAAGGTATAGGAAcattattggtgtcagaatatgggaAAACAaccaaatctattaaaacataataaaaccgatTTAAATTTCGTATACGTGTGAtcgtatcaacccaaagaataaaggggagttgTCACCCGGAGTGCACAGAAAAAGCCATAAAAAGATCTTACTAAAAAATGTAAAGTTAGCATGTGCGCAAGGCTGAAGCCTATgaaatgcgtgaaaaacgcatcaaaaaaaggGGCGCAACGCATCGCGTGAAAGCGCCCTGACAAGGGAAGCTGCAGGCCCCTTTTAcagttgcgttgcagatcacgtcaaaaGTACAACGCATGAAAAACAGACTTTTTTGCCTTCAATTTTCAAAAGTTTTTTGTCTGATTCAttagcttttttcttttttaacacaATTTTTGGGGGATTTCAATGTTTTTCATACGCATAAAAGGAGAGTAAAAAAGACATACCTTgattatcttttctatggcaattgttcattgaaaaacgcattgcacttgcatgtgtctgagTGTTTGTGATCCGTTTCTATAGGGTGTTTTTTGACTCGCAAAAGTAGAACATGCTGAGAGTTTCAAGCGGgctgaaaaaaaaacctgacaaaGCCCATTGCATACACTGGGACAGAGTGCCATGTCAAAAataagcacaggacacagcactaGAGGTGGCCGCTAGTTTCCAAAACACAAAGAAAGTCAATAAAAGGAATGTAAAATATGGTCAATTGCATTTTTAAGATTTACAGGTTGGGGGCAATGAAAACAGCTACTTTACATAACCTGGCTGATACCACAAGCAATATGGCGGCTGCAGCGTGTGCGCTTCTGCCGGAAGTGACGTGGCAATTAGATTTACCAACGTTCTCTCCAGCCGCACGGCGCGTGAATTTGACGTCACCATGCGGCTGAAGTGTAGGTAAGTAGAGAACTTACCTTTATAGGTGTTCTGGTAAGTTTTAGGTGAATGACAGTAACACGACGTTTCCCTCAGATACTTCCTGTGTGAGTTGGTGCTGGAGGATCCGCGCTGGAGGCATAGTATCTCGCACTCCAGTGTGTTGCACGCCGTGAGGGATGCGGTGAGCAAGCTGCACGGGTCATTCGGGGATGCAGCCTGCAATCTGGGGCTGTCCAGTAAGTACGGGAGAGGTCTGCACCTCCGGCGGTCATATCTGTGTGATACCCCAGCTCACTAACCATGcactacatactacacactacacGTGATGCTACAGCTGCTTACAGGGATCTGTAGTGGTCACTTACCATGCACTGCACATGATGCTACAGGCTGAAGTGGGGATCTGTAGTGGTCACTAACCATGCACTATACATGATGCTACAGGCTGCTTACAGGGATCTGTAGTGGTCACTAACCATGCACTGCACATGATGCTACAGGCTGCTTACAGGCATCTGTAGTGGTCACTAGCCATGCACTGCACATGATTCTACAGGCTGCTTACAGGGATCTGTACTGGCCACTAGCCATGCACTGCACATGATGCTACAGGCTGCTTACAGGGATCTTTAGCAGTCACTAACCATGCACTGCACACAGGCTGCTTACAGGGATCTGTAGTGGTCACTAGCCATGCACTGCACATGATGCTACAGGCTGCTTACAGGCATCTGAAGTGGTCACTAACCATGCACTACACATGATGCTACAAGCTGCTTACAGGGATCTGTAGTGGTCACTAACCATGTACTGCACATGATGCTACAGGCTGCTTACACGGACCTGTAGTGGTCACTCAGCTCATGTTGTGCAGGATGAGTACCCACCACTACTGCAAGTGCAGGGAATTGTATCCGCACTCCAGCAGATCCCGGAAGGGGGATTCATGATTTACGATACTGGAGACCTGTACCAACACATCAAATATATTGCTAGattttaaatgaaatttaaatGAATACTCTGGTTTGCAGCAGGTGTCGCCCatttactgtttgtatatgtgataAACATTACATTAGTTGCGTTCTGACTCCTAGGACATGAGAACTATAGATCATGAGTAGAAGGATCACCAGTAAATTGTTTTATGGTTACACGTCCCAGATCAGCACAGGTCTTCTCACCATTGATTCTAATATATAATTGTTAAAATATTGCTGCATTCTGGTGTGCTGTAAAGTACAGGTTACGTTAATCCCTCCTAGAATATTGTAGATGCATTCAGGTTAtccactatcctgtggatagaatcAGAGTTCGGACAACAACCTGAATTCTGGTTGAGTTTGGTTACCTCCTCCGCAGGGCAGCAGGAAGCATTCTCAACATGCTGTTTTATTCAGTTCGTAAGAATGGAACCCCCATTTTCAGGTGTGGGTACACAAGATTTTTAGTTCATCCTCAACCAGCAGAATAGTGGACCACAATTGCAGTAAATTATGGGAAAGCTCCTTTAatcactttaaagaggacctttcaccacctcacttaAATGGAGATTACCATGCCATTCTGTAGGGACTGCTACATAGATTCACGGGCACtttgcaaccgtgggggctagaaggaaaattcagagttattagtcccgagatgtgaccattataatgagtgtttggtcagagaggaggagctgggggcatGTCTTATGCTAATCTTCCCTCATACTGTTAGTGGTGAGATGTAATTTCTCTATGTGTATCTAAAGGCCTCATAAATGTGATGAAAACGCTGCGTGAGCGTAAAGATGATGCAAATGCTGCGTAAGCCTAAACATGACGCAAACGCTGCATAAGCGCAAACATGACACAAACGTGTAAATGTAATTGAAACGCCACATCAGAGTAAACGAGACACAAACGGCGAGTAAGTGTAAACGTGATGTAAATGCGCAATAAGTGTAGGCGTGCCACAATCGCCGCGTAAGTGTAACCGGGATACAAACGGCGCGTAACCATGCCGCAAGGGCTGTGTAAGTGTAACCGTGCTGCAAGCACTGCATAAGCATAACCGTGACACAAATGCTGCGTAAATGTCACCATGATGTTAGCGTATCCATTATGCAAACGCCACATAAGCGCAAATGTGACACAAACGCCGTATAAGCGCAAACATGATGCAAGCGGCGTGTAAGCGTAAACGTGACGCAAACGCCTTGTAAACGTGATGCGAACGGCTTGTAAATGTGACCCATGTAAATGTAATTCAAACACCACGTAAAAATCACAAATGCAGCATAAGCGTAACCGTGGTGCAAACGCAGTGTAAGCACGACGCAAGCGCCGCATAAATGCAACCGCAAGCAAAACTGACAAAACATTGTgattatgttaacacaatgtcaagagaatattagcagaatgtgtgtgaacacagcctttagatgaacatagaaaaaaactcacagctcaatattcataatATGCTAATCTCTCATaccgtccaatcagtggcaggcaatgtcagagaagctaacACACGCCTCCCGCTCCAGGCCCATGGTCAGAACCTCGGAATTTTCCTTCTAACCCCcacggttgcggagatatcattccAAGTGTCCCTACAGGATGGTATTATAATctctacatgtgtgaggtggtgaaaggtcctctttaagaaataTTTAGTCTTAAACATGTGTATTACTCAAGAATTTTTTCTGCTcacaaaaataaatacttcaaaGTATAGAGTTGTGTTCTGAATAACTAATGTAAATCTGTATTTATCTTAACAGTCAAATATCTAAATGCTTACACTGGCATCATATTCTTGCGCTGTCGGAAAGCATTTCACCAGCTTCTGGGTTCATCTCTTCCCTTTATTACCAGTCTTGAGAACAGAGGTCAGCGGTATTCATGCTTTTTTAACACATTACATATTGGAGGTAAGTAACTTTGGCacttgtttatttaaaaaaaaaaaaagtatctgcAACTTATGGTTATCCCTATTTTAGGCTTTTTGGACAAGTGTGCTACACTTGGGCCTGGACCCGTGCAGCCATGCCCTTGTCAgagcaagcttttttttttttcccccgactTGCACAATGCACTCCTGTGGCAGCTGAACAAACTGCTATCATATGGCCACCATATAAGGTTGTGTGCAAGGAGCCTTAGGGTTCAATGATCAGGTATTTATCACCTGGTCACATTGTATTCTCTTACAGGCACAATACGCACATGTCAGAAATTCCTCATTGAGTACAACAGAAAACAATTAGCAGTGTTATTGAAGAATTGCTCAGATCCCGGTGAGTAGCCTCTTTCTCCAAAGCTTGTGAAAGTGTCACTATATGCCACTAATTCTGTTCTCCCTTATAGAGAACAAAGATGCCATCCAGAAGTCTATAGCAAGTTGTTCTCTAGAGGTGGAAGAATCAGAGTTCTCAGTTGATGACTACATGAACTAGGGAGCCCATATCAAATTTAAATTGTTTGATTACATTAAATGTTGCACTCGCCTTTGTATAGAAAGTGTGTTCATTAAATTCTCTTTCACCCCTAAAGGCTGCAgctgtttttttaaaatgtgaccAGTGTctgtctaacttttttttttacttatcaaACTGGTTGAATTTTTACCCTCCTATTAGCAAAATTATACTAATGTTAACAACAATATCAATATCTTAGGaagtgaaaaaaattacaattttctaactttcaaatgttctattgagtcaaatcagtttttttttgtagaaaacttaCTATTTGTATTTGGCAGCAAGATCTCAAATTGCGTGCACTACTATTAAAACGCACAAATAGACTGGTGGGAATAATGAAAGGATTAACAGACTATGGTGGGTAAGGGGGAAATAGTGATTGTGGAACAGATCACACATAGCTCTACAATAGAAAGTGGCCGATCAGTCCTGACTTTTACATATGACATGATCTGTCATTACAGAGATCAGTCATGACAGATCAGATATGCCACATCACTGTAACTGGCCAGTCTATTGACCAGTTCTGCCATGTTTATCACCAAAATTggccaatcaaattggtccttcGTTTTAGCAGGCGGGTGTCCCCAAACACAAGAAGAGCTTGTGACCAATATAGCAGAGGAGGATCACTAAGAAGAGGTTAAgagctaataaagtaaaaatggaTCACTTTATCAGAGATTTTGTACCATTTGAGTAACATTTACTTTGATAGTGGAAGCATTTTGAAGGAAATCAATGTCAAGTATGATAAAACAAGGGACACTCAAGATCTAGTGAATGTGGGCATCTTAGATTTGTTATGCATGATCTACCTCTtataaatcaactattaaaattgtaCAAAGAAATAGCCAGAATGGCTCCAGGGCTGTTACCAGAGTCTTTACATGTGCAGATTCACAGGATTATTGTTGTTACCTAGCTTCGCCAgatgtaatctcattgcagcagCACACAATGGGGGCAGATATGTACTTAATATAGAATGTTACTGGAGCAGTTATGCTGCTAATGTCTAATAAGTGTATTACACAATTTGATACTATAGTTATAAGCAGTTTATTTTACCAGTTCCTTAGCACCTTCTTTGATAAATTTGTAAAAGGGTTGAGAAAGCTAGGTGCTCAGTGACACTACCTTGGAGTGAAAGTATAATCCCAACACTTTTAGGAACCCAAAAGCCTTTTGTTCCAAGGTTTAGGGTAGGCTATATGCATAGATTTAGCTAGTGTGCAGTCAAAATGAGCATTTTCTTCTGTATATGCATCTGTGCAAATGTTTGCAGACTAGAACATGCTTTATTTCTAAAGGATTGATTTTTACTGTCAGCAACAAGCTTTTTTCCTCAATAAAATCCCCCAAGTCATGTTGGGGCAGCCACCTTGGCACAAAATCACAAGACAagcatctaaggctacattcacacgaacgtatgggagaTGTATATTCGTCCCCTATACATGGCAACTGGGCCAAGAAAGCCACCCCCCCTGACTTGCAGCTGTATGCCAGGTACAAGACAAAATGGATTTCatggaaatgtgagaattttttgGCTAAAATAAAGGTGGC
The DNA window shown above is from Engystomops pustulosus chromosome 1, aEngPut4.maternal, whole genome shotgun sequence and carries:
- the POP5 gene encoding ribonuclease P/MRP protein subunit POP5, which produces MRLKCRYFLCELVLEDPRWRHSISHSSVLHAVRDAVSKLHGSFGDAACNLGLSIKYLNAYTGIIFLRCRKAFHQLLGSSLPFITSLENRGQRYSCFFNTLHIGGTIRTCQKFLIEYNRKQLAVLLKNCSDPENKDAIQKSIASCSLEVEESEFSVDDYMN